In the Nitrospirota bacterium genome, one interval contains:
- the pnp gene encoding polyribonucleotide nucleotidyltransferase, which yields MVHTVELEVAGRILRLETGRVARQADGSIWASYGDTVVLATAVASQVAKSGVDFLPLTVDYQEKSFAAGKIPGGYFKREARPSEKAVLTSRLIDRPLRPLFPEGYYFETQVIASVLSADQTGSSDILAIIASSAALTISNIPFDNPIAGVRIGRLNGNFVVNPDLETVAKSELQLVVAGTADAVMMVEAGANELSEAIMLEAIELAHLEIKKIVAKIRELQSVAGKPKRKVEKEQIDSALAAQVKALVAQGIREAIMIPNKAARQERLDEIKSDAVQKLQNVGDPNRERHVKLVFHELEYTEVRNMILEKGSRADGRGPADIRPITCEVGALPRTHGSAIFTRGETQSLAVVTLGTTDDEQRIDALEGEYMRTFMLHYNFPPFSVGEARPLRSPGRREVGHGALAERALGSVVPSKEAFPYTLRIVSDILESNGSSSMATVCGGSLAMMDAGVPIREAVAGIAMGLIKEGDRVMILSDILGLEDHLGDMDFKVCGTRQGVTALQMDIKIGGITSALMQKALEQAKAGRLHILSCMEKTLQAPRTTLSAYAPRIFTMKVKQDKIREIIGPGGKTIRGIIADCGVKINVDDSGTVTIASVDGASAEKAKDMISRITEEVEIGKIYMGTVRKIMDFGAFVEVLPGTDGLVHISQLAHHRVQAVSDEVKEGDQILVKVLEVDRQGKIRLSRKEAMPAPTGAGAPDPSAR from the coding sequence ATGGTACACACAGTTGAGTTAGAGGTTGCCGGGCGTATCCTGCGGCTTGAGACAGGTCGTGTGGCACGCCAAGCAGACGGTTCGATTTGGGCCTCGTACGGCGACACCGTCGTACTAGCGACAGCCGTGGCGTCTCAGGTTGCCAAGTCGGGGGTAGATTTTCTTCCCCTCACGGTCGATTATCAGGAAAAATCCTTCGCAGCAGGTAAGATTCCAGGGGGGTATTTCAAGCGAGAAGCGCGTCCATCCGAAAAAGCGGTGCTGACCAGCCGGCTGATCGATCGGCCGCTCCGTCCTCTTTTCCCCGAAGGCTACTACTTCGAAACTCAAGTCATCGCTTCAGTCCTTTCGGCTGATCAGACAGGTTCGTCCGACATCCTCGCCATTATTGCCTCCTCTGCGGCCCTGACCATCTCGAATATTCCGTTCGACAATCCGATCGCAGGTGTGAGGATCGGGCGGCTGAACGGCAACTTCGTGGTCAACCCCGATCTTGAGACCGTGGCGAAAAGCGAGCTGCAACTCGTCGTGGCTGGGACGGCTGATGCGGTCATGATGGTCGAAGCAGGGGCGAACGAATTGTCCGAAGCCATCATGCTCGAGGCAATCGAGCTTGCCCATCTCGAGATCAAGAAGATTGTGGCCAAGATTCGCGAGTTACAGTCCGTTGCCGGGAAGCCCAAGCGGAAAGTGGAAAAGGAGCAGATCGATTCCGCGCTCGCCGCGCAGGTGAAGGCCCTGGTGGCGCAAGGCATTCGCGAGGCCATCATGATCCCGAACAAAGCGGCGAGGCAGGAACGGTTGGATGAAATTAAAAGCGACGCCGTCCAAAAACTCCAAAATGTGGGCGATCCGAATCGGGAGCGGCACGTCAAGTTGGTGTTTCATGAACTGGAGTATACGGAAGTCCGGAACATGATCCTGGAGAAAGGCTCGAGGGCGGATGGACGTGGTCCCGCTGATATTCGCCCGATCACCTGCGAAGTCGGTGCGCTGCCACGGACCCACGGTTCTGCGATCTTCACCAGGGGCGAGACCCAAAGTTTGGCTGTGGTGACGCTCGGAACCACGGACGACGAGCAGCGAATCGATGCGTTGGAAGGGGAATACATGCGGACGTTCATGCTTCATTACAATTTTCCGCCGTTCAGTGTCGGCGAAGCGCGGCCGCTTCGCTCACCGGGGCGCCGGGAAGTGGGTCATGGCGCATTGGCAGAACGGGCATTGGGTTCGGTGGTGCCCAGCAAGGAGGCATTCCCCTATACGCTTCGCATTGTGTCAGACATCCTCGAATCCAACGGATCCTCCTCGATGGCGACCGTCTGTGGGGGGAGTCTTGCCATGATGGATGCAGGGGTACCGATTAGAGAAGCCGTTGCCGGGATCGCCATGGGATTGATCAAGGAAGGTGATCGAGTCATGATCCTCTCAGATATCCTCGGGCTGGAGGATCACTTGGGGGACATGGATTTTAAGGTGTGCGGTACGAGGCAAGGTGTGACGGCATTGCAGATGGATATCAAGATCGGCGGCATTACGTCGGCATTGATGCAAAAGGCTTTGGAACAGGCCAAGGCAGGCCGATTGCACATTCTGAGCTGTATGGAGAAGACGCTCCAAGCGCCACGAACAACCCTGTCGGCCTATGCGCCACGGATTTTCACGATGAAGGTCAAGCAGGACAAGATCCGCGAGATCATCGGTCCCGGCGGCAAAACGATTCGCGGTATCATTGCGGATTGCGGGGTCAAGATCAATGTTGACGACAGCGGGACTGTGACGATCGCATCGGTTGATGGAGCGTCGGCTGAAAAGGCCAAAGACATGATCAGTCGGATCACCGAAGAGGTCGAGATCGGAAAGATTTATATGGGTACGGTTCGGAAGATCATGGACTTCGGCGCGTTTGTCGAAGTCTTGCCGGGAACCGATGGGCTCGTGCACATCTCACAGTTGGCGCACCATCGAGTTCAAGCTGTGTCCGACGAGGTGAAAGAAGGCGATCAAATTCTTGTGAAGGTCCTGGAAGTGGATCGCCAAGGAAAGATTCGTCTCAGCCGCAAGGAAGCCATGCCGGCTCCGACCGGAGCTGGTGCGCCAGATCCGTCTGCCAGGTAA
- a CDS encoding insulinase family protein: protein MYRKLVLDNGVRVVTERLPTLKSVTVGIWVNSGSRDEQLSEAGYSHFIEHMLFKGTSTRSSAEISREIDALGGEMNAFTSRETTTYYVKVLDLQLPRAVELLSDLFYHSRFESKEVEKEKQVVLEEVRMVRDDPEDLVQELHSGQVLKRHPLGRPILGREKTIGGLRRQDLLHFIDTHYDPAQTIVAIAGNFDQAYLDPMVARYFGKDRGPMTNSVNGRRPPDLHGGVLLKKKRLEQVHLCLGLKGIAAGHKDRYALYALNSVLGGSVSSRLFQEIREKRGLAYSIYSFLSGYSDGGMITVYAATRPKEVDRVVDLVCREIRRIGAHGVGRKELEGAKTQMKGSLMLSLESSHSRMSKLAKDELTYGRHMSLEDMLAQIDSVNEEQALNVARQLFRLDSLAITGLGPLASRSLQGYT, encoded by the coding sequence TTGTACCGCAAGCTTGTCCTGGACAATGGGGTGCGGGTGGTAACCGAACGGCTACCGACGCTCAAGTCGGTCACCGTGGGCATATGGGTCAACTCTGGGTCGCGGGACGAGCAGCTTTCCGAGGCAGGCTATTCTCACTTCATCGAACACATGCTCTTCAAGGGAACGAGCACACGATCCTCCGCCGAAATCTCGCGTGAAATTGACGCGCTCGGCGGAGAGATGAACGCCTTTACGTCGCGTGAGACGACCACCTATTACGTGAAGGTGTTGGATCTGCAACTACCGCGGGCGGTCGAACTCCTTTCCGATCTGTTTTACCATTCACGTTTCGAATCCAAAGAAGTCGAAAAAGAAAAACAAGTCGTGTTGGAAGAAGTTCGCATGGTCCGGGACGATCCCGAGGACCTCGTGCAAGAGCTTCACTCGGGTCAAGTGCTGAAACGCCATCCGCTCGGCCGCCCTATTCTGGGCCGGGAGAAGACAATCGGAGGGCTTCGTCGACAAGACCTCCTGCACTTCATTGACACCCATTATGATCCGGCGCAGACGATCGTTGCCATTGCCGGGAACTTCGATCAGGCTTATCTTGATCCGATGGTCGCGAGGTATTTTGGCAAAGATCGAGGGCCAATGACAAATAGCGTTAACGGGCGTCGTCCTCCCGACCTGCATGGCGGTGTCTTGTTGAAGAAGAAACGGTTAGAGCAGGTGCATTTGTGCCTTGGTCTCAAAGGCATCGCTGCTGGCCATAAGGATCGTTATGCACTCTATGCGCTCAATAGTGTGTTAGGTGGCAGTGTGAGTTCACGTTTATTTCAAGAAATACGAGAAAAGAGGGGCCTTGCCTACTCGATTTACTCCTTTCTGTCAGGCTACTCTGACGGCGGCATGATCACGGTCTATGCAGCGACAAGGCCGAAGGAAGTGGACCGTGTTGTAGACCTCGTTTGCCGAGAAATACGGAGAATCGGGGCCCATGGCGTCGGACGGAAAGAGCTTGAAGGAGCTAAGACCCAAATGAAGGGCAGCCTGATGCTGAGCTTGGAGAGTTCTCACAGCCGTATGAGTAAGCTTGCGAAGGATGAACTGACATATGGGCGGCATATGTCCCTGGAAGACATGTTGGCGCAAATCGATTCTGTCAATGAGGAGCAGGCCCTCAACGTGGCCCGCCAATTGTTCAGGCTGGACTCCCTCGCGATCACAGGGCTCGGGCCCCTCGCTTCGCGTAGTCTTCAAGGTTACACATAA
- the mutS gene encoding DNA mismatch repair protein MutS — MSDADASPLMRQYREIKRSYSDAILLFRVGDFYEMFYEDAKIASKLLSITLTSRDKSSIDPVPLCGVPHHAAQGYIAKLLKAGRTVALCEQVEDPKLSKSLVRREVVRLYTPGTLVDTEFLSPGESYFLAAVAFSDVMAPSLKRGPIAGLACLDVSTGEFWVTEFEGEGAGIQLMDELARLEPREVLHPDSDTNAISCLTRLSGARLCAKPSAFFNPKEAARLLQAQFAVHSLEGFGCRGLTVGIGSAGAVLRYFRETQPSASLAHLRRLQPRWSGDSMHLDSATIRNLELVQPSEASEPRSGQGRPTVLSILDRTATAMGSRLLRDWLLRPLLDCSAIQARLDAVGELKDRIQQRVSLRTTLRDIQDIARLSSRVTLGVIGPRELLALKQSVSALPELRSHLQPFDASLLTAARKSWDDCRDVYDAVDQAIKPDAPISLRDSGTIREGYDPMVDELRKASTEGKQWIASLEAKERARTGIDSLKVRYNQVFGYYIEITKTHLARVPPDYTRKQTLVNAERFMTPELKELEERVTGAEIKLLALEQELFEQLRLRLADAMPRLQTMAHTVALLDVLAGLAETAALHRYVKPLVDGGGSICIREGRHPVVEQLSHDLTFVPNDTDLDCAGNRLVILTGPNMAGKSTYLRQVALIVLLAQIGSFVPAAEARIGLVDRIFTRVGASDNLAAGQSTFMVEMIESAHILNSATSRSLILLDEIGRGTSTYDGLSIAWAIAEHIQDRRHLGARTLFATHYHEMTQLEGLREGIKNYCVAVQERDGDVVFLRKIVPGGADRSYGIHVAKLAGLPQTVIARAQQVLAQLEQPDAATENRPLSSEKEATCGSLPQPHPIIEEMKQIDLFSMTPLDALNRLADIQRRIGPTGPDNRDK, encoded by the coding sequence ATGAGTGACGCGGACGCCTCACCGTTGATGCGGCAATACCGCGAAATCAAGCGCAGCTACTCCGATGCTATTTTGCTGTTCCGCGTCGGCGACTTCTACGAAATGTTTTACGAGGATGCAAAGATTGCCTCCAAGCTCCTCTCCATCACCCTGACCTCTCGTGATAAGTCCAGTATCGACCCAGTGCCTCTCTGTGGAGTGCCTCACCATGCCGCGCAAGGCTATATTGCAAAGCTCCTCAAGGCCGGGCGAACTGTCGCGCTCTGCGAACAGGTGGAGGATCCAAAACTCTCCAAGAGTCTTGTGCGCCGTGAAGTCGTTCGTCTCTATACACCCGGGACGTTGGTCGATACCGAGTTTCTCTCCCCCGGAGAATCGTACTTCCTGGCGGCCGTCGCCTTTTCCGACGTCATGGCCCCGTCTCTCAAGCGAGGCCCCATCGCGGGGCTGGCCTGTCTTGACGTCTCCACTGGAGAGTTTTGGGTGACAGAGTTCGAGGGAGAAGGGGCAGGGATTCAACTGATGGATGAGCTGGCCCGACTGGAGCCACGAGAAGTGCTTCATCCCGATTCGGACACCAACGCCATATCATGCCTGACTCGACTGTCAGGAGCACGTCTCTGCGCCAAACCCTCAGCCTTCTTCAATCCCAAAGAGGCCGCACGACTACTCCAGGCGCAGTTTGCGGTGCACTCGCTCGAGGGATTCGGTTGTCGCGGCCTGACCGTCGGGATCGGATCCGCTGGAGCGGTTCTGCGATATTTTCGTGAAACCCAACCGTCCGCCTCTCTCGCACACCTCCGGCGCCTGCAGCCGCGCTGGAGCGGTGACAGCATGCATCTGGACAGCGCAACGATTCGCAACCTCGAACTCGTTCAACCATCGGAAGCCAGTGAGCCACGATCGGGACAGGGCCGGCCGACAGTCTTGTCTATCTTGGACCGCACGGCAACGGCGATGGGCAGTCGCTTGTTACGCGATTGGCTCCTCAGACCACTCCTCGATTGCAGCGCCATTCAAGCTCGGCTCGATGCGGTCGGTGAGCTGAAAGACCGGATTCAACAACGGGTGTCGCTCCGGACCACGCTCCGTGACATCCAAGACATCGCCCGCCTGAGCAGCCGTGTGACGCTCGGTGTCATCGGGCCTCGCGAACTGCTCGCCTTGAAACAGTCCGTGAGTGCCCTGCCGGAGCTACGGTCCCACCTGCAGCCGTTCGATGCGTCGTTGCTGACCGCCGCTCGCAAGTCGTGGGACGATTGTCGTGATGTGTATGATGCGGTTGACCAAGCCATCAAGCCTGATGCGCCGATATCGCTCCGCGACAGTGGCACGATTCGGGAAGGCTACGATCCCATGGTCGATGAGCTGCGCAAGGCGAGCACGGAAGGCAAGCAATGGATCGCTTCACTGGAAGCCAAAGAGCGAGCGCGCACAGGGATCGACTCACTCAAGGTTCGTTACAATCAGGTGTTCGGCTACTACATCGAAATTACCAAAACGCACCTCGCCCGTGTCCCGCCTGATTATACTCGCAAGCAAACACTGGTCAATGCCGAACGATTCATGACGCCGGAGCTGAAAGAGCTGGAAGAGCGTGTCACAGGCGCTGAAATTAAACTGTTGGCACTTGAGCAAGAACTATTCGAGCAATTGCGCCTGCGCTTGGCAGATGCAATGCCGCGCCTGCAAACGATGGCCCACACCGTCGCCTTGCTCGATGTCCTCGCCGGGCTAGCCGAGACTGCCGCATTACATCGCTACGTCAAGCCCCTGGTCGATGGGGGCGGTTCGATCTGTATTCGAGAAGGCCGCCACCCTGTGGTCGAGCAGCTCAGTCACGACCTGACGTTCGTTCCCAACGACACGGACCTCGACTGTGCAGGTAACCGGCTTGTGATCCTCACTGGACCCAACATGGCAGGGAAAAGCACCTATCTCCGCCAAGTCGCCCTGATTGTCCTCTTGGCGCAGATCGGAAGCTTCGTGCCGGCCGCCGAGGCGCGTATCGGACTGGTCGACAGAATTTTCACACGGGTCGGAGCCTCGGACAACTTGGCTGCAGGGCAGAGCACCTTCATGGTGGAGATGATTGAGTCCGCTCACATCCTGAACAGTGCGACTTCCCGCAGCTTGATTCTCTTGGATGAGATTGGCCGAGGGACCAGCACATATGATGGACTCAGCATCGCCTGGGCTATCGCGGAGCATATCCAAGACCGCCGACACTTGGGAGCCAGAACCCTGTTCGCGACTCACTATCATGAGATGACGCAATTGGAAGGGTTACGGGAGGGGATCAAGAATTACTGCGTAGCAGTCCAAGAACGCGACGGCGACGTGGTATTCCTCCGTAAAATTGTGCCGGGGGGTGCAGACCGCAGCTATGGTATTCATGTCGCCAAGCTGGCGGGTCTTCCACAAACAGTCATCGCCAGGGCGCAACAAGTCCTGGCCCAATTGGAACAACCGGACGCTGCCACCGAGAACAGGCCCCTATCTTCGGAGAAGGAAGCAACATGCGGTTCCCTTCCCCAGCCGCACCCGATTATCGAGGAAATGAAACAAATTGACCTCTTCTCCATGACACCGCTCGACGCACTCAATCGCCTCGCTGACATCCAGCGACGGATCGGTCCAACCGGCCCAGACAACCGAGACAAGTAA
- a CDS encoding LapA family protein, with product MIRLILVGVLLLLSLAFFLQNQEQEVTLWYFFGLFEASTPIYKPILAGFGMGLLVSGILLFPPWIRGRIELRRKTKALQEAEVDLERLRHSLEKATSQVAPTLTDELHDE from the coding sequence ATGATTAGACTGATTCTGGTAGGAGTTTTGCTGCTCCTCTCCCTGGCATTTTTCCTTCAGAACCAGGAGCAGGAAGTCACACTGTGGTACTTCTTTGGTTTATTCGAAGCCTCCACTCCGATCTATAAACCTATCCTCGCCGGATTCGGAATGGGTCTGCTGGTTTCAGGAATCCTTCTCTTCCCCCCATGGATACGGGGTCGGATCGAACTTCGCCGAAAGACCAAGGCACTGCAGGAAGCTGAGGTGGACCTAGAACGATTGCGCCACTCGCTCGAAAAGGCTACCAGTCAAGTAGCCCCCACCCTGACTGACGAGTTACACGATGAGTGA
- the tsaE gene encoding tRNA (adenosine(37)-N6)-threonylcarbamoyltransferase complex ATPase subunit type 1 TsaE, which produces MHSSEPQQSKATRPTRAGRHSALRASASDLPWELVSTSHQHTTRLGQAIGRVLRGGETIALYGPLGAGKTALVRGIAVGLNASPTAVTSPTFVVIHEYQGRLPLAHVDLYRIRSLRELESTGLIEYFSGQTVTAIEWADKGLAELPQDRIEIALNHRAARSRTIRLNVTGPKSQEVLTLARRQYSKSAKRHRASNQAMTGKNQLGHD; this is translated from the coding sequence ATGCACTCCAGCGAACCACAACAATCTAAGGCGACCAGGCCAACGAGAGCAGGACGGCATTCCGCTCTCCGTGCATCTGCATCGGACCTCCCGTGGGAACTGGTCTCTACATCGCACCAGCATACGACTCGGCTGGGGCAAGCGATTGGCCGTGTGCTTCGCGGAGGGGAAACGATTGCGCTCTACGGACCGCTCGGAGCCGGCAAGACGGCGCTCGTCCGCGGAATCGCTGTGGGCCTGAACGCATCGCCGACAGCCGTAACCAGCCCGACCTTCGTCGTCATTCACGAATACCAAGGGCGCCTGCCGCTCGCGCATGTGGATCTGTATCGTATCCGTTCATTGCGCGAGCTTGAATCGACAGGACTGATCGAATATTTCTCCGGCCAAACCGTCACAGCCATCGAATGGGCAGACAAGGGCTTGGCCGAACTACCGCAGGACCGGATCGAGATTGCGCTGAACCACCGTGCCGCACGGAGTCGGACAATTCGGTTGAACGTAACTGGTCCGAAGTCTCAGGAGGTCCTCACTCTCGCTCGGCGGCAGTACAGCAAGAGCGCCAAGAGGCATCGAGCAAGCAACCAGGCTATGACAGGGAAGAACCAACTAGGCCATGATTAG
- a CDS encoding NAD(P)H-hydrate dehydratase: MKIVTGTEMQTLDRRTIIEAHVPSAVLMERAGEGIVKYLEEYYGPARGKTITIICGKGNNGGDGLVVARLLHRRHARIHVMLLTPITDLNRDAAIMYRRFTKVAGQAAIVRFRSADQMQSLFASSDILIDALLGTGLSSVVTGTYREAIDLINSAGKPVIAVDIPSGLHADTGTILGRSIRATLTVACGLPKLGLYVGAGIDQAGAIRVADIGIPPAYVDAIESRTFLLTQDGAFQSLPERIVSAHKGTFGHVGIIAGSVGKTGAAALAAQAALRIGAGLVTVATPSSVNDVLEAKLLEAMTMPLPETKARTLARSGLDRILAFIQARKAIAIGPGLSTHHETVELVQSIMKHLDRPCVLDADALNALAGRALLLTECKIPPILTPHPGEMARLGTDATTQSVNADRIGTAKRFAQERGVFVVLKGARTVIARPDGLVAICPTGNPGMATAGTGDVLTGMVVGLLGQGVSAWEAACTATYFHGLAGDLAARQLGQPGMLASDLIAQIPYALQRTTTI, translated from the coding sequence ATGAAGATCGTTACCGGAACCGAGATGCAGACACTCGATCGCCGCACGATCATCGAAGCCCATGTTCCCAGCGCCGTTTTGATGGAACGAGCCGGCGAGGGAATTGTCAAATATCTGGAGGAATACTATGGGCCGGCACGAGGCAAGACCATTACCATCATCTGTGGAAAAGGAAATAATGGAGGAGACGGATTGGTTGTGGCTCGACTGCTGCATCGCCGACATGCTCGAATTCACGTGATGCTCCTCACACCGATTACCGACCTGAATCGCGATGCCGCGATCATGTACCGTCGCTTCACCAAGGTCGCGGGACAAGCAGCGATCGTTCGATTCCGGTCTGCCGACCAGATGCAATCCCTCTTCGCCTCCAGTGATATCCTCATTGATGCGCTCCTTGGTACTGGCTTATCGTCAGTCGTGACCGGAACCTATCGCGAGGCCATTGATCTCATCAACAGCGCGGGGAAACCGGTCATTGCGGTTGATATCCCCTCCGGCCTCCATGCCGATACCGGCACGATCCTAGGTCGGTCGATCCGCGCCACGTTGACTGTCGCATGTGGTCTCCCGAAACTCGGCCTCTATGTTGGCGCTGGGATCGACCAGGCCGGCGCAATTCGCGTCGCAGATATCGGCATTCCACCAGCCTATGTGGATGCGATTGAGAGCCGGACCTTCCTCCTGACACAGGACGGTGCTTTTCAGTCATTACCGGAACGCATAGTCTCCGCGCATAAGGGAACCTTTGGCCATGTGGGAATTATTGCAGGGTCTGTAGGGAAGACCGGCGCGGCAGCGTTGGCGGCCCAGGCGGCCCTCCGCATCGGAGCCGGCCTGGTGACTGTCGCTACCCCAAGCAGCGTCAACGATGTCCTGGAAGCAAAGCTATTGGAAGCGATGACGATGCCTCTTCCCGAAACGAAAGCTCGTACCCTGGCCCGTTCAGGCCTCGACCGAATCTTGGCCTTTATCCAGGCACGCAAGGCAATCGCCATTGGTCCCGGGCTCTCCACACATCACGAAACCGTCGAACTCGTCCAGTCGATCATGAAACATCTGGATCGGCCCTGCGTCCTCGATGCCGATGCGCTCAACGCCTTGGCCGGTCGCGCCTTGTTGCTGACAGAATGTAAAATACCCCCCATTCTGACCCCGCACCCTGGTGAGATGGCTCGACTCGGAACCGATGCCACGACCCAAAGCGTCAATGCAGACCGAATAGGTACGGCCAAACGGTTTGCCCAGGAACGTGGCGTGTTCGTCGTCTTAAAAGGCGCCCGCACCGTTATTGCCCGCCCCGATGGCCTCGTTGCCATTTGCCCAACCGGCAATCCCGGCATGGCCACAGCAGGGACCGGTGATGTACTCACCGGCATGGTCGTCGGTTTGCTGGGACAAGGGGTCTCGGCATGGGAGGCCGCCTGTACCGCAACCTATTTTCATGGCTTGGCCGGCGACTTGGCTGCCCGACAGCTCGGACAACCAGGGATGCTTGCCAGTGACCTCATCGCTCAGATTCCTTATGCACTCCAGCGAACCACAACAATCTAA
- a CDS encoding pyridoxine 5'-phosphate synthase: MPRLGVNIDHVATLRQARGGTDPDPLAAALLVELAGADGIVVHLREDRRHIQDRDLRLLREILHTKLDLEMAADETMAKVALAIKPDLVTLVPERRQELTTEGGLDVAGHRDRIRQIVNLLQEGGIPVSLFIEPDLAQVKASHRVSADFVELHTGRYANARRSKEADEEVEAITQAAKLSHKLGMGVNAGHGLDYRNVTRLTHIPEIAEYNIGHSIIARAVLVGLDQAVREMKALLN, from the coding sequence GTGCCACGACTCGGGGTAAACATCGACCATGTGGCTACCTTGCGACAGGCCCGCGGGGGAACGGACCCGGACCCCCTCGCCGCTGCCCTGTTAGTAGAATTAGCTGGCGCCGATGGTATTGTCGTCCACCTCAGGGAAGATCGGCGCCATATTCAAGACCGCGATCTTCGTCTCTTGCGAGAAATCTTACACACCAAGCTCGACCTGGAGATGGCCGCCGATGAGACAATGGCCAAAGTTGCCCTGGCCATCAAACCAGACCTGGTCACACTCGTCCCGGAACGGCGTCAGGAACTCACAACCGAGGGGGGCCTCGACGTGGCCGGTCATAGAGATCGTATCCGGCAGATCGTGAACCTGCTCCAGGAAGGCGGCATCCCCGTCAGTCTCTTCATTGAACCGGATTTGGCACAAGTCAAAGCCTCTCACAGAGTCTCAGCAGATTTCGTCGAGCTCCATACAGGTCGCTATGCCAATGCCCGGCGCTCGAAAGAAGCAGACGAAGAAGTTGAAGCCATTACGCAGGCTGCGAAGCTCTCACACAAACTCGGAATGGGTGTTAATGCCGGACACGGCTTAGACTATCGTAACGTGACGCGATTGACGCACATTCCAGAAATCGCCGAATACAACATCGGCCACAGCATTATTGCCCGGGCGGTTCTGGTGGGCCTCGACCAGGCTGTGAGAGAAATGAAAGCCTTGCTGAATTGA
- the alaC gene encoding alanine transaminase, which translates to MQRLQTGDSVGLGDGFYRINRLPPYVFAQVQSLKLAARQQGEDIIDFGMGNPDQPTPSHIVEKMIEAARKGKNHRYSASRGITKLRHAIAGWYKRNYDVDLDPETETIVTIGSKEGLAHLALALIGPGDVVLTPTPTYPIHMYSFIIAGGEVRGIELRPDSDFFSELQKVYRQTFPRPKILVINFPHNPTTAVADLEFFKKIVVFAKEHNVIVIHDLAYADLVFDGYRAPSFLQVDGAKDVGVEFYTLSKAYNMPGWRVGFCCGNREVVGALAKIKSYLDYGIFQPLQIASVIALNGPQDCVKETVLRYQKRRDVLVSGLNRIGWQVNKPVATMFVWARIPLPYRHLGSLEFSKLLLREAKVAVSPGIGFGEGGDEYVRFGLVENEHRTKQAIRGIRKALKLEGAEE; encoded by the coding sequence ATGCAGAGATTACAGACAGGGGATTCGGTGGGATTAGGCGACGGGTTTTATCGCATCAATCGGTTACCGCCTTACGTTTTTGCCCAGGTCCAGAGCCTCAAGCTGGCGGCTCGTCAACAGGGCGAAGACATTATCGATTTCGGAATGGGAAATCCTGACCAGCCGACGCCGAGTCATATCGTTGAAAAGATGATCGAAGCGGCGCGCAAGGGGAAAAATCATCGGTACTCCGCCTCTCGAGGAATTACGAAACTGCGGCATGCGATCGCAGGATGGTACAAGCGGAATTACGATGTCGATCTGGACCCTGAAACCGAGACCATCGTTACGATCGGTTCCAAAGAAGGGTTAGCACACCTGGCGTTGGCCTTGATCGGGCCAGGCGATGTCGTGCTGACACCGACGCCAACCTATCCCATTCATATGTACAGTTTCATCATTGCAGGAGGAGAAGTCAGAGGAATTGAGTTGCGCCCAGACAGCGACTTCTTCAGCGAGTTACAGAAGGTCTATCGCCAGACCTTTCCACGGCCCAAGATCTTGGTCATCAATTTTCCACATAATCCCACCACAGCCGTGGCTGACCTCGAGTTCTTTAAGAAAATCGTCGTCTTCGCCAAAGAACATAACGTCATTGTCATCCATGACCTGGCCTACGCGGATCTCGTGTTCGACGGATACAGGGCGCCGAGTTTTTTACAAGTTGACGGGGCCAAGGATGTCGGTGTCGAATTCTATACTCTCTCCAAGGCCTACAATATGCCTGGCTGGCGCGTAGGATTTTGCTGTGGTAATCGCGAGGTGGTCGGGGCCTTAGCCAAGATCAAGAGCTACCTGGATTACGGTATTTTCCAGCCTTTGCAAATTGCCAGCGTCATTGCCCTGAATGGACCACAGGATTGTGTCAAGGAGACCGTGTTGCGTTACCAGAAGCGGCGTGATGTGTTGGTGAGCGGGCTCAATCGCATTGGTTGGCAGGTGAATAAGCCTGTGGCGACCATGTTCGTTTGGGCCAGAATCCCCCTGCCCTATCGACATCTAGGTTCGTTAGAGTTCTCAAAGCTCCTGCTCCGGGAGGCGAAAGTAGCCGTGTCGCCCGGGATTGGGTTCGGTGAAGGCGGAGACGAGTATGTGCGGTTCGGTCTTGTTGAAAATGAACATCGCACAAAACAGGCTATTCGAGGCATTCGCAAAGCCCTGAAGCTTGAGGGTGCAGAAGAATGA